A region from the Candidatus Manganitrophaceae bacterium genome encodes:
- a CDS encoding outer membrane lipoprotein-sorting protein, producing MIRRNIPPILVFFLLFLSVSVLLPGGAYAQSSPAPEAILRASAKRMYAMEDQTANVIFRVIGPDGVEKKTRFKLYWKNKFGQDNLNSKTLLVTESPSQTKGQKFLVWEYVEEDKADLWLYLPELRQVRRVQPGRHNHDGEEESDLLFEDMHQRRIEVDVHRLLPEKNVRGEACFVIENRLKENKLYGKTITYISKTQGTIRKIEYFSNEGFLLKTQYIEWTQLGKVFVWKASQIFNAKSRRKTFIEVSDVKINLGLSDTIFSERALRQ from the coding sequence GTGATCCGGAGAAATATTCCTCCCATTCTTGTCTTTTTTCTCCTCTTTTTAAGTGTTTCTGTATTACTTCCTGGAGGGGCCTATGCCCAGTCTTCCCCCGCGCCGGAGGCTATTTTACGGGCATCCGCCAAGCGGATGTACGCGATGGAGGACCAAACTGCCAACGTAATTTTTCGGGTGATCGGGCCGGACGGGGTTGAGAAGAAGACCCGCTTCAAGCTGTACTGGAAGAATAAATTCGGACAGGATAATCTCAACAGCAAGACACTCCTTGTGACGGAGTCGCCTTCTCAGACGAAAGGCCAAAAATTTTTGGTCTGGGAATATGTCGAAGAGGACAAGGCTGACCTTTGGCTCTATCTCCCGGAGCTGCGCCAGGTCCGTCGGGTCCAGCCGGGCCGTCATAATCATGATGGGGAGGAGGAATCTGACCTGCTCTTTGAAGACATGCATCAGAGGCGGATAGAGGTTGATGTACACCGTCTTCTTCCGGAGAAGAATGTGAGGGGAGAGGCTTGTTTCGTGATTGAAAACCGTTTAAAAGAAAATAAACTCTACGGAAAGACGATCACTTATATCTCTAAAACGCAGGGAACGATCCGAAAGATTGAATACTTTTCTAATGAGGGTTTCCTTCTGAAGACCCAGTATATCGAATGGACACAACTTGGAAAAGTCTTTGTCTGGAAGGCCTCCCAGATCTTTAACGCCAAGTCACGTAGAAAAACATTTATCGAGGTGAGCGACGTCAAGATAAACCTCGGTCTTTCCGATACCATTTTCTCTGAGAGAGCGCTTCGGCAGTAG